One Apium graveolens cultivar Ventura unplaced genomic scaffold, ASM990537v1 ctg5636, whole genome shotgun sequence DNA window includes the following coding sequences:
- the LOC141702756 gene encoding uncharacterized protein LOC141702756 yields MESIGGYKDSRRDDRSKRADRYEGSRSGSDRRDSKKEGRKETDCGAERCRDRDSAVFTPLNAPISKILHEIKGKPGFVRPAKMKVPNHKKNPDKYCDYHRDKGRNTDECYHLKKLIKRMNKDGELNQLVRDLRDSLGLKENQEEEVEADEPERRDRIRGKVKTISGGSILDKDSKTAQKKYARQVYNLYQFGQAKPHMPMTFSTEDYEDVIRPHEDPLIINPIIGQNKIWKVMVDTGSSANILFHKTYCKMNLAGKQLEPCNEAPLYVIGGHPIQFEGTITLPVLLGKLSYTVEKLVKFYVVRIESPYNEICGRPFLSTFKAVESIPHLKLKFPTEKGVGEMRGD; encoded by the coding sequence ATGGAAAGTATTGGAGGATATAAAGATTCAAGAAGGGACGACCGATCAAAGCGAGCCGACAGATATGAGGGCTCAAGATCAGGATCTGACCGGAGGGATAGCAAGAAAGAAGGAAGGAAAGAAACAGATTGTGGGGCTGAACGGTGTCGAGATAGAGATTCGGCCGTGTTCACTCCTTTGAATGCGCCGatctccaagattctccatgaGATAAAGGGCAAGCCAGGGTTTGTTCGCCCTGCCAAGATGAAGGTCCCGAACCACAAGAAAAACCCCGATAAGTACTGCGACTATCACAGGGACAAGGGGCGTAACACCGATGAATGTTATCACCTCAAAAAGCTCATTAAGCGCATGAACAAAGACGGCGAGCTTAATCAGTTAGTCCGAGATCTGAGAGATAGTTTGGGGCTGAAGGAGAACCAAGAGGAGGAAGTAGAGGCCGATGAGCCAGAGCGAAGGGACAGGATAAGGGGCAAAGTAAAAACTATATCTGGGGGAAGCATCCTGGATAAGGATAGCAAGACAGCACAGAAGAAGTATGCCCGACAGGTGTACAATCTGTATCAATTCGGACAGGCAAAGCCCCACATGCCCATGACCTTCAGCACTGAAGATTACGAGGATGTCATTCGCCCGCACGAGGACCCTCTAATCATCAATCCCATCATCGGGCAGAACAAGATATGGAAAGTGATGGTGGATACAGGCAGCTCGGCCAATATACTGTTCCACAAAACCTACTGCAAGATGAACTTGGCGGGAAAGCAACTAGAGCCCTGTAACGAGGCTCCCCTTTATGTCATCGGAGGACATCCTATTCAGTTCGAAGGAACGATTACTCTTCCGGTCCTCCTGGGCAAGTTGTCGTATACCGTCGAAAAGCTGGTGAAGTTCTATGTGGTTCGGATTGAAAGCCCGTATAATGAAATATGTGGCAGGCCCTTCTTATCAACCTTTAAAGCAGTAGAGTCTATACCCCACCTCAAACTCAAGTTCCCCACTGAAAAAGGGGTAGGAGAAATGAGGGGCGATTAA